From Cellulomonas dongxiuzhuiae, the proteins below share one genomic window:
- a CDS encoding coiled-coil domain-containing protein — MPEARNPFPVVNFRGYDRDAVDETLTSLEKALADARAQVEALDSEKLKVAGELSEVHRQLREAERPTYAGLGSRIEQLLRSAEEQSSDVMTQANAQAADALARAKLAAGQLRARAENEVAELLATARREADEIRTTAATETESSLLAAQRRAEELVGSAEREAARIQSAVATEESDRRTSLERELGTLRARVEHEATQLRIATERTATELRTRTEAETAALREETERYAQDLRQSADQDTTELRQRVEADVAALRGDAERYAARVRSEVNAEVAAWRQSAAEETTALRAAAAEYADATRAAAERDAAALQQRVAAEVAALRGEAEQYAAYVRATAEREASELRSTTGDEIAQARAEAEDAVATLRTESEQYAAQLRALADRETTELRERSGHEVAHLRETAQRETDELRATTDRETAEALAAAERETTELRERTRLEIERLQTEARRAISEATTQARTRADELVRRAEQQLADAELAIAAQHEAAERHDAERHESARVETERLVADAEAHASEAEQRVAKALAHAEKVRIDSEKQAAELVANARRNADRAVAEAREHAEKQISDALTESERERSTATRQVEDLHRQRESITSYLDELRHLLGTNPDPAALEKAGRIEAEFAQAQAAPARGASPERAEQDAATPDEATDRPTDDAPEGTQADTSPGTSESAVDAPVDGTSDARPTDDGQAAPESDPTARPVRPVRPARSKARPAPVSAAIPVVPSPAVRQQDDARDASSGPR; from the coding sequence GTGCCCGAAGCCCGGAACCCGTTCCCCGTCGTCAACTTCCGCGGCTACGACCGCGACGCCGTCGACGAGACCCTCACCTCGCTCGAGAAGGCCCTGGCCGACGCGCGCGCCCAGGTCGAGGCGCTCGACTCGGAGAAGCTGAAGGTCGCCGGCGAGCTCTCCGAGGTGCACCGCCAGCTGCGGGAGGCCGAGCGGCCCACGTACGCGGGCCTCGGCTCCCGGATCGAGCAGCTGCTGCGATCGGCCGAGGAGCAGTCGTCCGACGTCATGACGCAGGCGAACGCGCAGGCGGCCGACGCGCTGGCGCGGGCGAAGCTGGCCGCCGGGCAGCTGCGCGCCCGGGCGGAGAACGAGGTGGCCGAGCTGCTCGCGACAGCCCGGCGCGAGGCGGACGAGATCCGGACGACCGCGGCGACCGAGACCGAGAGCTCGCTGCTGGCCGCGCAGCGCCGGGCAGAGGAGCTCGTCGGCTCGGCCGAGCGTGAGGCGGCCCGCATCCAGAGCGCGGTCGCGACCGAGGAGAGCGACCGTCGCACGTCCCTCGAGCGCGAGCTGGGCACGCTCCGCGCGCGCGTCGAGCACGAGGCGACCCAGCTGCGCATCGCGACCGAGCGGACCGCGACCGAGCTGCGCACCCGCACGGAGGCCGAGACGGCCGCGCTGCGGGAGGAGACCGAGCGTTACGCGCAGGACCTGCGCCAGAGCGCCGACCAGGACACCACCGAGCTGCGCCAGCGTGTCGAGGCCGACGTCGCGGCGCTGCGCGGCGACGCCGAGCGGTACGCCGCGCGCGTGCGCTCCGAGGTGAACGCCGAGGTCGCCGCGTGGCGGCAGTCGGCGGCGGAGGAGACGACGGCGCTGCGGGCGGCCGCCGCCGAGTACGCGGACGCGACGCGGGCCGCTGCCGAGCGCGACGCCGCGGCGCTGCAGCAGCGGGTCGCCGCCGAGGTCGCGGCCCTGCGCGGCGAGGCCGAGCAGTACGCGGCGTACGTGCGGGCGACGGCGGAGCGCGAGGCCAGCGAGCTGCGCTCGACGACCGGCGACGAGATCGCCCAGGCGCGCGCCGAGGCGGAGGACGCCGTCGCGACGCTGCGCACCGAGTCCGAGCAGTACGCGGCCCAGCTGCGGGCGCTGGCCGACCGGGAGACGACCGAGCTGCGTGAGCGCTCGGGCCACGAGGTGGCGCACCTGCGCGAGACCGCGCAGCGCGAGACCGACGAGCTGCGGGCGACGACCGACCGCGAGACCGCCGAGGCCCTCGCGGCCGCCGAGCGCGAGACGACCGAGCTGCGCGAGCGCACGCGTCTGGAGATCGAGCGCCTCCAGACGGAGGCACGCCGGGCGATCTCCGAGGCGACCACGCAGGCACGGACGCGGGCGGACGAGCTCGTCCGGCGCGCCGAGCAGCAGCTCGCCGATGCGGAGCTCGCGATCGCCGCCCAGCACGAGGCGGCCGAGCGGCACGACGCGGAGCGGCACGAGTCGGCCCGCGTCGAGACCGAGCGGCTGGTGGCCGACGCCGAGGCGCACGCCTCGGAGGCGGAGCAGCGGGTCGCCAAGGCCCTGGCGCACGCCGAGAAGGTGCGCATCGACTCGGAGAAGCAGGCGGCCGAGCTCGTCGCCAACGCCCGACGCAACGCCGACCGTGCGGTCGCGGAGGCGCGCGAGCACGCGGAGAAGCAGATCTCGGACGCGCTCACCGAGTCCGAGCGCGAGCGCAGCACCGCGACGCGCCAGGTCGAGGACCTGCACCGGCAGCGCGAGTCGATCACGTCCTACCTCGACGAGCTGCGCCACCTGCTGGGGACCAACCCGGACCCCGCCGCGCTGGAGAAGGCAGGCCGGATCGAGGCGGAGTTCGCGCAGGCGCAGGCGGCACCGGCGCGCGGGGCGAGCCCGGAGCGGGCGGAGCAGGACGCCGCGACGCCGGACGAGGCGACCGACCGTCCTACCGATGACGCTCCGGAGGGCACCCAGGCGGACACGTCTCCTGGCACGAGCGAGTCCGCGGTGGACGCACCGGTCGACGGCACGTCCGACGCTCGCCCCACCGACGACGG